Proteins from a genomic interval of Chanodichthys erythropterus isolate Z2021 chromosome 8, ASM2448905v1, whole genome shotgun sequence:
- the tprkb gene encoding EKC/KEOPS complex subunit TPRKB, with protein MQLTHDLELFPVYTVTQLLFKDVKNATELRKMAVNGEIKGALINPSMVVDAFQILVAANKAVHLHKIGKMKTRSLYSEIIFNLSPTNNISEAFKRFGISDSDSAVHIVLVHNKEETLNIDDIISKVDGQQIAVDQVSDLTDAAKIKKLYKVAPQEEKCGSLLDAVVCRMATKDVA; from the exons atgcaaCTTACACACGATTTAGAACTGTTTCCTGTATACACAGTGACTCAACTGCTCTTCAAAGATGTGAAAAATGCGACGGAGTTGAGGaaaatggcagtgaatggaGAAATAAAAGGCGCCTTGATCAATCCATCAATG GTTGTGGATGCGTTCCAGATCCTGGTGGCAGCAAATAAAGCAGTCCACCTACATAAAATTGGGAAAATGAAAACCCGGAGCCTTTATTCGGAAATCATTTTTaatctttcacccacaaacaaC ATATCTGAAGCATTCAAAAGGTTCGGGATCTCAGACAGTGACAGTGCGGTTCATATTGTGTTAGTACACAATAAAGAAGAGACCCTGAACATCGATGACATCATCTCAAAGGTGGACGGACAACAGATTGCTGTTGATCAAGTGTCTGATTTGACTGATGCtgcaaaaattaaaaag CTCTACAAAGTCGCACCGCAGGAGGAAAAGTGTGGCAGCCTTTTGGACGCTGTTGTTTGCAGGATGGCCACTAAAGATGTTGCATAG
- the alg10 gene encoding dol-P-Glc:Glc(2)Man(9)GlcNAc(2)-PP-Dol alpha-1,2-glucosyltransferase translates to MERFEVYIFTALCSINFLISCLLFSKITREQRDPYMDEIFHVPQAQKYCDGKFNEWDPMITTLPGLYLASVGLIRPVVWLSDMKGRVVCSTAMLRFINLLFNSGNLYIIYLITCRLHMKDKSRSASRRMFSALVLSTFPVLYFFTFLYYTDAGSTFFTLFMYLMALYGCHKAAALLGVCAVLFRQTNIIWVAFCAGTVVAQKMDETWRTEQSKKRDEKSSSQVPLTINGVMRVIRFLLEFLKTPNNIKAVFLSTWSYIAVAVAFVVFIVLNDGIVVGDRSSHEACLNFPQVFYFLSFTLIFSFPTSMSYQRVVRFLQSLRKQPLIYAILTMSFMFLVWKFTYVHKYLLADNRHFPFYVWKRIFQRHDLVRFLLGPGYVFAAWNFLDTLRSKSLFWCLVFCTCLVAATVPQKLLEFRYFILPYLFYRVHVPLPSLPRLLLEFSFYTAVNAATVYIFIYKTFQWPDSTAAQRFMW, encoded by the exons ATGGAGCGATTTGAGGTTTATATCTTCACAGCTCTGTGCAGCATTAACTTTCTCATATCCTGCCTTCTGTTCTCCAAAATCACACGGGAGCAGAGAGATCCGTACATGGATGAGATTTTCCATGTACCTCAAGCGCAGAAGTACTGTGATGGGAAGTTTAATGAG TGGGATCCGATGATTACCACTCTTCCTGGGTTGTATCTGGCATCAGTGGGTCTGATCAGGCCGGTGGTTTGGCTGTCGGATATGAAGGGAAGGGTGGTTTGCTCTACTGCCATGCTGAGATTCATCAATCTGCTCTTTAATAGTGGGAATCTGTACATCATTTATCTGATCACCTGCAGACTGCACATGAAAGATAAG TCCCGTTCTGCCTCTCGTAGAATGTTCTCTGCCCTGGTTCTGTCCACATTCCCTGTGCTGTACTTCTTCACGTTCCTGTATTACACTGATGCTGGCTCCACATTCTTCACCCTCTTCATGTACCTCATGGCGCTGTACGGCTGCCACAAAGCCGCGGCGCTTCTCGGTGTCTGTGCCGTCCTCTTCCGCCAGACGAACATCATCTGGGTGGCGTTCTGTGCTGGCACTGTGGTGGCTCAAAAAATGGACGAGACCTGGCGAACTGAACAGTCGAAGAAGCGAGATGAAAAATCCTCTTCTCAGGTCCCTCTAACCATCAATGGGGTGATGAGAGTGATACGTTTCCTGTTGGAATTCCTCAAAACACCCAACAATATAAAAGCAGTGTTCTTGTCGACATGGTCGTACATTGCCGTAGCTGTTGCTTTTGTGGTTTTTATAGTTTTGAATGATGGAATTGTGGTTGGAGATCGTAGTAGTCACGAAGCATGTCTGAACTTCCCTCAGGTTTTCTATTTCCTCTCATTTACTCTCATATTTTCTTTTCCTACCTCAATGAGTTACCAAAGGGTAGTCAGGTTTCTACAGTCTTTACGAAAGCAACCCTTGATTTATGCCATTCTGACAATGTCCTTCATGTTTTTAGTCTGGAAATTTACATATGTTCACAAATACCTGCTCGCAGACAACCGACACTTTCCATTCTATGTATGGAAAAGGATTTTCCAGAGACATGACCTTGTCCGTTTCCTTTTAGGCCCTGGATATGTGTTTGCAGCATGGAACTTTCTAGATACTTTGAGGTCCAAATCACTGTTCTGGTGTCTGGTGTTCTGCACTTGTCTCGTGGCGGCAACCGTTCCGCAGAAACTCCTGGAATTTCGATATTTCATCCTCCCGTATCTGTTTTATCGCGTTCACGTCCCTCTGCCATCTTTACCCAGACTGCTGCTTGAGTTTAGCTTCTATACTGCAGTTAATGCAGCTACAGTTTATATATTCATCTATAAAACATTTCAGTGGCCCGACAGTACGGCTGCGCAGAGATTCATGTGGTGA